Proteins from a genomic interval of Pseudomonas silesiensis:
- a CDS encoding ABC transporter permease codes for MPETLPAGVAEAIPPQLRRRSRGLFAGLGGAWVIGLSVLVSLLALLPIAFVIGVSFETGWARLVPLIFRPRVGELLINTLLLVVITIPLCVVLGVALAWLTERTDMPGRRWWSLLATAPLAVPAFVHSYAWVSLVPPIHGLFAAVLVSVIAYFPFLYLPIAASLRRIDPTIEDVAESLGLRPWAVFFRVVLPQLRLAICGGALLVGLHLLAEYGLYAMIRFDTFTTAIFDQFKSTFNGPAANMLAGVLALCCLAMLTVESAARGNARYARIGSGSPREQRVVHLSAGAAVLALTLQVLTCALALGVPLITLGKWLIAGGTQVWQLSELLPALEQTVLLGISGAMLTTLAAIPIAWLSIRSPGRLQRVLESCNYITSSLPGIVVALALVTITIHFARPIYQTTITVLLAYLLMFLPRALVSLRAGIAQAPVELENMARSLGRSPALALWLITLRLAAPGVAAGAALVFLAITNELTATLLLAPNGTRTLATGFWALTSEIDYAAAAPYALLMIVLSLPLTGILYHQSKRTAGR; via the coding sequence ATGCCTGAAACGCTACCGGCGGGTGTCGCAGAGGCGATCCCGCCCCAGTTACGCCGACGTTCCCGTGGTCTTTTTGCGGGCCTCGGCGGTGCGTGGGTGATCGGTTTGTCGGTGCTGGTGTCGCTGCTGGCACTGCTGCCGATCGCTTTCGTCATCGGCGTGTCCTTCGAGACGGGCTGGGCGAGGCTGGTGCCGCTGATATTCCGGCCACGGGTCGGCGAGCTATTGATCAATACCCTGTTGCTGGTGGTGATCACGATTCCCTTGTGTGTGGTGCTCGGGGTGGCTCTGGCCTGGCTCACGGAGCGTACCGACATGCCGGGGCGGCGCTGGTGGTCATTGTTGGCCACCGCGCCGCTGGCAGTCCCCGCCTTCGTCCACAGCTATGCCTGGGTCAGCCTGGTGCCACCGATTCATGGACTGTTTGCCGCCGTTCTGGTCTCGGTCATCGCCTACTTCCCATTCCTGTACCTGCCCATAGCGGCATCCCTGCGGCGGATCGACCCGACCATCGAAGATGTCGCAGAGTCTCTGGGGCTCAGGCCCTGGGCGGTATTTTTCCGCGTGGTGCTGCCGCAATTGCGCCTGGCCATCTGCGGCGGCGCCTTGCTGGTGGGGCTGCACCTGCTGGCCGAATATGGCCTGTACGCGATGATCCGCTTCGACACCTTTACCACGGCGATCTTCGATCAGTTCAAGTCCACCTTCAACGGCCCCGCCGCCAACATGCTGGCGGGGGTGCTCGCCTTGTGTTGCCTGGCGATGCTGACCGTCGAATCCGCCGCGCGAGGCAATGCGCGTTATGCCCGCATCGGGTCGGGCAGCCCCCGCGAACAGCGGGTCGTGCACCTGTCTGCCGGGGCAGCCGTGCTGGCGCTGACCTTGCAGGTCCTGACCTGCGCACTCGCGCTCGGGGTGCCGTTGATCACGTTGGGTAAGTGGTTGATCGCTGGCGGCACGCAAGTCTGGCAACTGAGCGAACTGCTGCCGGCGCTGGAACAGACCGTGCTCCTGGGCATCAGCGGGGCGATGTTGACCACCTTGGCGGCCATCCCGATTGCCTGGCTGTCGATTCGCTCGCCCGGGCGACTGCAGCGGGTGCTGGAAAGCTGTAACTACATCACCAGCTCGCTGCCGGGGATTGTCGTGGCCCTGGCGCTGGTGACCATCACGATTCATTTCGCCCGGCCGATTTACCAGACCACAATCACGGTGCTGCTGGCTTATCTGCTGATGTTCCTGCCCCGGGCACTGGTGAGTTTGCGCGCCGGTATCGCCCAGGCACCGGTCGAATTGGAAAACATGGCCCGCAGCCTCGGTCGCTCCCCCGCCCTGGCGCTGTGGCTGATCACCTTGCGCCTGGCCGCACCGGGCGTGGCCGCGGGCGCCGCGCTGGTGTTCCTGGCGATTACCAATGAACTGACGGCCACCCTGCTGCTGGCTCCGAACGGTACGCGCACCCTGGCGACCGGGTTCTGGGCGTTGACCAGCGAAATCGATTATGCCGCCGCGGCGCCCTATGCCCTGCTGATGATCGTTCTGTCGCTGCCGCTGACCGGCATTCTTTATCATCAATCCAAGCGAACGGCGGGCCGATGA
- a CDS encoding ABC transporter ATP-binding protein, protein MNALDLYSICKSYGAQTALENISLSVPAGSRTVIVGPSGSGKTTLLRMIAGFEFPDSGRLLLNGQTLVDSTHEVPAHQRLIGYVPQDGALFPHMTVAANIGFGLSTRGSEKQERIAELMDSVALDASMAKRWPHELSGGQQQRVALARALAQQPRLMLLDEPFSALDTGLRAAMRKLVARLLADAGVTTILVTHDQSEALSFADQLAVMRQGRLVQSGHPLDLYRYPDDEQTALFLGDAVVMPARIEAGWAHCDLGRIPVNNHRNNQCAQIMLRPEQLHLVSIQTSPAEAVGCRAVVTERDFSGNTCTLTVELQSRNCAQQPGRSLMVRSSGLYAPPMGSAVHVSMIGHAHVLSEA, encoded by the coding sequence ATGAACGCTCTCGATCTGTACTCGATCTGCAAATCCTATGGTGCCCAGACGGCCTTGGAAAACATCAGCCTGTCGGTGCCCGCGGGCAGCCGCACGGTGATTGTCGGCCCTTCAGGTTCGGGCAAGACCACCTTGCTGCGCATGATCGCCGGCTTCGAATTCCCCGATTCGGGTCGCCTTCTGCTCAATGGACAGACGCTGGTCGACAGCACCCATGAGGTGCCGGCGCACCAACGATTGATTGGCTATGTTCCCCAGGATGGTGCCCTGTTCCCGCACATGACCGTCGCTGCCAACATCGGCTTCGGGTTGTCGACCAGGGGCTCTGAAAAACAGGAGCGGATCGCCGAACTGATGGACAGCGTGGCGCTGGACGCCAGCATGGCCAAGCGTTGGCCCCATGAGCTATCCGGCGGCCAGCAGCAACGGGTGGCCCTGGCGCGTGCCCTGGCCCAACAGCCGCGCCTGATGCTGCTGGACGAACCGTTTTCGGCACTGGATACCGGCTTGCGCGCCGCCATGCGCAAATTGGTCGCGCGGCTGCTGGCCGATGCGGGCGTCACCACCATTCTGGTCACCCATGACCAGAGTGAAGCGTTGTCGTTTGCCGATCAGCTGGCGGTGATGCGTCAGGGCCGACTGGTTCAGTCAGGCCACCCGCTGGACCTGTACCGCTATCCCGACGATGAACAAACCGCGCTGTTTCTCGGCGATGCGGTGGTCATGCCGGCGCGGATCGAGGCGGGCTGGGCCCATTGCGACCTGGGGCGGATTCCGGTCAACAATCACCGGAACAACCAATGCGCGCAGATCATGCTGCGGCCCGAGCAATTGCACCTGGTGAGCATCCAGACGAGTCCGGCAGAGGCCGTCGGCTGCCGTGCCGTGGTGACGGAGCGCGATTTCAGCGGCAATACCTGCACCTTGACGGTGGAGTTGCAGTCGCGCAATTGCGCGCAACAGCCAGGCCGGTCCTTGATGGTGCGCAGTTCCGGGTTGTATGCGCCACCCATGGGGAGCGCCGTTCACGTCTCGATGATCGGCCACGCCCACGTGCTGAGCGAAGCCTGA
- a CDS encoding site-specific integrase: protein MTDLPAVVAHTPKINPLTLYLARLAPSSQLTMRYVLQDAADRLGFEDMNVEEIPWHELQPEDVIALVATLRADGYAPNTSSLYVNAVRGVMNEAWRMSLISQEHLLKMRSVKGISGTRLSQGRNLRRSLIQEMMAVCAADPRPQGLRDAAIIGILYGSGMRKSESVNLDLDQVDFAERSLRVTAKGNKQLIKYAPAWAFAKLDAWLELRRSQLKEGEEDDPFLFNRIRRGSHITRERITKHAIYYIARQRGAQVGVKIMPHDFRRSFITRVIEEHDLSIAQKLAHHSNIQTTANYDVRDDNERRRAVDRFDL, encoded by the coding sequence TTGACTGACTTACCCGCTGTTGTTGCCCATACGCCAAAAATCAATCCGCTGACCCTGTATCTGGCGCGACTGGCCCCGTCCAGCCAGTTGACCATGCGCTACGTCTTGCAGGATGCGGCCGACCGCCTGGGTTTCGAAGACATGAATGTCGAAGAGATTCCCTGGCATGAGTTGCAGCCCGAAGATGTGATTGCGCTGGTGGCTACCTTGCGCGCGGACGGCTACGCGCCCAATACCTCTTCGCTGTACGTCAATGCCGTGCGCGGAGTGATGAACGAAGCGTGGCGCATGAGCCTGATCAGTCAGGAACACCTGCTGAAAATGCGTTCGGTCAAGGGCATCTCCGGTACCCGGCTGTCCCAGGGGCGCAATCTGCGCCGCAGCCTGATCCAGGAGATGATGGCGGTCTGTGCCGCCGATCCTCGGCCACAAGGCCTGCGGGACGCGGCGATCATCGGGATTCTGTACGGCTCGGGGATGCGCAAGTCGGAATCGGTGAACCTGGACCTCGATCAGGTCGATTTCGCCGAACGCAGCCTGCGGGTCACTGCCAAGGGCAACAAGCAGTTGATCAAGTACGCACCGGCCTGGGCCTTCGCCAAACTGGATGCCTGGCTGGAGCTGCGCCGGTCGCAACTCAAGGAAGGTGAAGAGGACGATCCCTTCCTGTTCAATCGCATCCGCCGCGGCAGTCACATCACCCGCGAGCGCATCACCAAGCACGCGATCTATTACATTGCCCGCCAGCGCGGCGCGCAAGTCGGGGTCAAGATCATGCCTCATGACTTTCGGCGCTCGTTCATTACCCGGGTGATCGAAGAACATGACTTGTCGATCGCCCAGAAGCTGGCGCATCACAGCAACATCCAGACGACCGCCAACTATGACGTGCGCGATGACAACGAGCGGCGGCGGGCGGTTGATCGCTTCGATCTGTGA
- a CDS encoding UDP-glucose dehydrogenase family protein, whose product MKISVFGSGYVGLVQAAVLAEVGHDVVCMDIDPQKVELLQQGHVSIFEPGLASLVRENLDARRLQFTTDEKLAVQHGQVLFIAVGTPSRDDGSADLRYVMAVGEAVARHREQPVILVEKSTVPVGTGDALRAHIDKCLLKVGRLLQFDIVSNPEFLKEGSAVADCRRPDRIIIGCDRDDIREVMRDLYGPFNRNHDRIMFMDLRSAELTKYAANCMLATKISFINQIAELAEHLGADIESVRLGIGADSRIGYHFIYPGCGYGGSCFPKDMRALIHSAEQAQCSSDLLQAVEAINQRQKHKLFERINAFYQGDLRGRTFALWGLAFKPNTDDMRDAPSRVLLEALWAAGANVRAFDPEAMQQTRQLYPHESKLMLMGTPESALSGADALIICTEWQQFKAPDFNLIQQRLNAPVIFDGRNLYDAERLARAGFLYFPIGRGESRGLPIPLQRWPAASVVA is encoded by the coding sequence ATGAAAATCAGTGTATTCGGTAGCGGTTACGTTGGCCTGGTGCAAGCCGCCGTCCTGGCTGAAGTCGGCCACGACGTGGTGTGCATGGACATTGACCCACAGAAAGTCGAGTTGTTGCAGCAAGGCCATGTGAGCATTTTCGAACCGGGACTGGCCAGCCTGGTGCGTGAAAACCTGGACGCCAGGCGGCTGCAGTTCACCACCGACGAGAAACTCGCGGTGCAACACGGCCAGGTGCTGTTCATAGCCGTCGGTACCCCGTCCCGGGACGATGGCTCGGCGGATCTGCGCTACGTGATGGCAGTGGGCGAAGCGGTGGCGCGTCATCGCGAACAACCGGTGATTCTGGTGGAGAAGTCCACGGTCCCGGTGGGCACCGGCGATGCCCTGCGCGCGCATATCGACAAATGCCTGCTCAAGGTCGGCCGACTGTTGCAGTTCGATATCGTTTCCAACCCGGAGTTTTTGAAAGAAGGTTCGGCCGTGGCCGATTGCCGCCGCCCGGACCGGATCATCATCGGCTGCGATCGCGATGACATACGCGAGGTGATGCGTGACCTCTATGGGCCGTTCAACCGCAACCACGACCGCATCATGTTCATGGACCTGCGCAGCGCGGAGCTGACCAAGTACGCCGCCAACTGCATGCTGGCGACCAAGATCAGCTTCATCAACCAGATCGCCGAACTGGCCGAACACCTGGGCGCCGACATCGAGTCCGTGCGCCTGGGCATCGGTGCCGATTCGCGCATCGGCTATCACTTTATCTACCCGGGGTGCGGGTATGGCGGTTCGTGTTTCCCCAAGGACATGCGCGCCCTGATCCACAGCGCCGAACAGGCGCAGTGCTCCAGCGACCTGCTGCAAGCGGTGGAGGCCATCAACCAGCGGCAGAAACACAAGCTGTTCGAGCGTATCAATGCGTTCTACCAAGGTGACTTGCGCGGCAGGACCTTTGCCTTGTGGGGCCTGGCGTTCAAACCCAACACCGATGACATGCGCGATGCGCCGAGCCGGGTGCTGCTGGAAGCGCTGTGGGCCGCCGGGGCCAACGTGCGTGCGTTCGATCCGGAAGCCATGCAGCAAACCCGGCAGCTGTATCCCCATGAATCGAAGTTGATGCTCATGGGCACGCCGGAGTCCGCGCTGTCCGGTGCCGATGCACTGATCATCTGCACCGAGTGGCAACAGTTCAAGGCGCCGGATTTCAATCTGATCCAGCAGCGGCTCAACGCGCCGGTGATCTTCGACGGGCGTAACTTGTATGACGCCGAACGCCTGGCGCGCGCGGGTTTCCTGTACTTCCCGATAGGGCGTGGGGAATCGCGCGGATTGCCGATTCCGCTTCAGCGATGGCCGGCGGCTTCGGTCGTCGCCTGA